GAGCAGTGATGCGGCTGCATCACTATTCGATACACACGGAACGAACATACTGCGACTGGATCAAACGGTATGTGCGGTTTCACAACATGACCTGCCGCAATGATCTGGCGGACGGCGAAGAGAAAATTGAGGCCTTCCTTACCCATCTGGCCGTTGATAAGTCCGTGGCTCCATCGACGCAGAATCAGGCCATGAACGCTTTGGTTTTCCTACACAAAAGGGTTCTGAAAAACCCCCTGGACGGGGAAATCAATGCCATTCGAGCCAAGAAGAAAGTCAACATTCCGGTTGTGATGACTCGCGAGGAAGTGGCCCGCGTGATTGCGCTTCTGGAAGGCGTTCCGCAACTGGTTGTGAAGTTACTCTATGGCTGTGGGCTGCGAATCATGGAGGCTGCCCGCCTCCGGATAAAGGATATTGATTTTGACCAGAAGTGCCTCACGGTACGTTCAGGCAAAGGCGCCAAGGATCGTGTGACGACATTCCCGACTTCGACCATTCCGTTACTTGGAAACCACCTCACCAAAGTGAAGGTGATCCATTTGCAGGACCTAAAGAGGGGATATGGGGAGGTCTATCTGCCATTTGCTCTTGAAAGAAAATATCCCAATGCTTCGAAGGAATGGAATTGGCAGTATGTCTTCCCGGCCCACAATCTTGCTCAGGATCCTCGCAGCAACAAGGTGCGGCGGCACCATATCGACCCCAGCGTCGTCAATAAGGCCATCAAGGTGGCTGTTCATAAAACGGGAATCACGAAGCGTGTCAGCGCTCATACCTTCCGGCACAGCTTTGCCACACATCTCTTGCAGCGCGGCACGGATATCCGGACGATACAGGCCTTGCTGGGCCACAAGGATGTTGCCACAACCATGATCTACATGCACGTCCTGCAGCAGGGCGGCCAAGGGGTCCTGAGCCCCCTTGATGATCTTGAAGCCCCAATATAGCAGAAGTTCCCCCAATAATAGCCACTCTCAAGGTCGGAAATTTTGAAAAGAAGAGGGACTCATAAAAAGTCATATGCTTTTCGTTTTTGACTTTGGTTTTTCTCCGTGTCCTGGTGGTACATGCTTTTGTCCCGCTTTGCTTCTCAGTCATCTTCATCGTCGGGAAAGTCGGGGAGGAACTTTGACCGGCGGGGCGGGTACCCTTCTTCCGTCTCCCACAAATCCTCCATTTCCCATTCGACCACCTTTTCCCGGGCATGGCGTTTCTTGCGATAGTAGACGTAGAGGAAAATGAGGGTCATGATGAACCAGAGGGCGGCCGTAGAAGTGATGACGGGGATCCAGGTATAACGGAACCGGAGCCAGCGGTGCCAGCGTCTCTCCAGTTCATAAAAGGTCATTCCAAAGGCGGCCTGGGCGCTTTGACTCAGCGTCTTCCGATCCCGGAGATTCCCGAGGAATGCCTGAAAATCCTTCCGGCCGAAACGATTCATCAACCAGGAGACCATGGAGAAACTTTCGGCATAGGCCGCTTCGGCCTCGTTGAAATCGACGGGGAAGGCGTGGTTCAGGGTCGCCAGGGGAATGAATTTCTTCTTCAGGGTCAAAGCCGAGATGACGGCCGTCGTTCGGAAGCTCCACTCCCTGGCCTCATACATGGCCAGCCCCTCGTCAAGCCATCGGGGAATGATCCCCCCCGACATGGCCTGGTGGAGGGTCAGGTGTGCCAGTTCATGGCGGAAGGTCTGAAAAGGATCGATCGTTCCGAAGAGGGCCGCCCGTGGAACTTTAAGGATCATCAGGTTCCGTTCGGGGTAGGCCAGACCCGCGGCCCATTCAGGGGCCTTGTCTCCCTGGGGCTGACGATGCAGAAAGTCTTCATGACTTCCGGCAAGGTAGACTTCGATACCGGGACGGGGGGGGATCCCCACATCGTCGACGACATCTTTGTAAACGGTTTCGCTGATCTTCGCAAGCGACTCGGCCAGCCGCCGGTCCCGTTCGGCAAAGGTGATGTGAAAATGCTCGGTCCGGAGTCCACCCCTAACGGCGGGAGCGGAGCGCGCATACGCTTTGATGGGGGGAAGGCAGATGAAGAGAATGAAGAGAGGCAAGAAAGCAAGAATGGCGGAAGAGGAATTTTTTTGATCCGTAACACCGGGAATCAGAGTCTCTCCTTAAGCAGTTTGTTCACCGCCGCCGGGTTGGCCTTGCCCCGGCTTGCCTTCATGACCTGACCGACGAAAAAACCGAGGACCTTTTCCTTGCCGGCGCGGAACTGATCCACCTGGGCGGGGTTGGCGGCGATCACCTCTTCCACGATCTTGACGATCTCCCCCTCGTCGGTAATCTGGACAAGGTTCTTCTCTTTCACGATAACCCCGGGGGACTTGCCCGACCGCATCATCTCGGCAAAGACGGTCTTGGCGATCTTGCCGCTGATGGTCCCCTTCCCGATCATCCCGATCATCTCCGCAAGCATTTCGGGGCGCACGGGACAGCTCAGGATCTCCTGTTCGTCTCCCTTGCATTCCCGCAACAGGTCCCCCATGATCCAGTTCGAGACGACTTTGGGGGACTGGGCCCGCTTGTTACATTCCTCAAAATAGGCCGCCAGTTCGCGCGACGCCGTCAGCACCTCGGCATCGTAGCGGGGAAGATCGTATTCCGTCACAAACCGTTCCCTCTTCGCATCGGGAAGTTCGGGGAGGGTCCCTTTCACCTCTTCGATCCAGGCATGATCCACCTGAAGGGGAACCAGATCGGGATCGGGGAAATAGCGATAGTCGTGGGCCTCTTCCTTGCCCCGCATGGAGAGGGTCATCCCCCGGTCGGTGTCCCAGAGACGTGTCTCCTGGATGACCGATCCGCCTTCCTCGAGAAGCCGTGTCTGCCGTTTCACTTCATACTCCAGGGCTTTCTGGACATTCCTGAAAGAATTCATATTCTTCAACTCGGCCTTGACACCCAGTTCCGTTGCACCCACCGGTCGCAGGGAGATGTTGGCATCACACCGGAGGGAACCTTCCTCCATGTTCCCGTCACAGACATCAAGGTACCGAACGATACTCCGGAGCTTCCGCATATAAGCGGCGGCCTCCTCGGGTGTCCGGATGTCGGGTTCGCTGACGATCTCCATGAGGGGTACTCCCGTCCGGTTGAGATCGACGTAGCTCGACGGATCTCCTTTTTCCCCGTGGATGTTCTTTCCCGCATCCTCCTCCATATGGATCCGGGTAATACCGATCCGCCGTTCCGTTCCGTTCACATCGATGATCAGGTGTCCATGTTCACAGAGCGGCAGTTCATACTGGGAGATCTGGTACCCCTTGGGAAGGTCGGGATAGAAATAGTTTTTCCGGGCAAACCGGGAAACGGAATTGATCGTGCAGTTCAGGGCTAGGCCCGTTCGGATCGTATAATTGACCACCTCCCGGTTCAGTACCGGCAGGACCCCCGGCATCCCGAGGCAGACGGGGCAGGTATGGTGATTCGGATCCGCCCCGAAGGCGGTGCTGCAACCACAGAAGATCTTCGATTTCGTCTTGAGCTGGGCATGAACCTCCAGCCCGATTACAGCTTCATATTCCATAGCATTCCTCGTCCCGGCTAAACCGGGACGCTACAGGGTTTTGCCCGACATCGGTTTTCTTCATGGCCTTCATCTGCTTCATGGTAAATTGCTTTCCCGGTTTTGCTTTTCCTCTGCGTCCTTTGCGTCCTCTGCGAAATACCGCTTTCCGCTTTTGCCTTTGACGTTGCTTTGTCCCTCTGTGTCTTTGCCCCTCTGCCCCTTGCCTTTATCTCCGTGTTCTGTGTTCCGTGGTTGAATGCTTTTCGCTTTGATATGATTTTATTATGTACTCCATGGAGCCGCCCGTCACAGCACCGGCCGCTTTTTATGCCAGTCGGTCCGCTGTTCATAGGCATAGGCGACATTCAGGATCGACGCTTCATCAAAGTGTTTTCCGAGGACCTGCAACCCGACGGGAAGGCCCGAATTATCGAAGCCGCAGGGAATGGAAATCGCCGGGATCCCCGCCAGGTTTACGGCAATGGTCAGAATATCGGAGAGGTACATCTGCAGCGGATCACCCACCTTCTCTCCGATTTTAAAGGCCGTTGTCGGCGCTGTGGGGGTGACAAGAACGTCAACCTTTTCGAAGACATGGTCGAAGTCCCGGCGGATCAGGGTCCGGACCTGCCGGGCCTTCCGATAGTAGGCATCGTAATAACCGGAGGAGAGGGCATAGGTGCCGAGCATGATTCTTCTTTTGACTTCCGGTCCAAAACCCTCGGACCGGGTCTTCCGGTACATCTCGATCAACTCCTCCGCACCTTCCGCCCGGTAGCCGTACTTCACCCCGTCGTACCGTGCCAGATTGGATG
This portion of the Deltaproteobacteria bacterium genome encodes:
- a CDS encoding integron integrase; this encodes MSTSNKPSNKMKLLDEVRAVMRLHHYSIHTERTYCDWIKRYVRFHNMTCRNDLADGEEKIEAFLTHLAVDKSVAPSTQNQAMNALVFLHKRVLKNPLDGEINAIRAKKKVNIPVVMTREEVARVIALLEGVPQLVVKLLYGCGLRIMEAARLRIKDIDFDQKCLTVRSGKGAKDRVTTFPTSTIPLLGNHLTKVKVIHLQDLKRGYGEVYLPFALERKYPNASKEWNWQYVFPAHNLAQDPRSNKVRRHHIDPSVVNKAIKVAVHKTGITKRVSAHTFRHSFATHLLQRGTDIRTIQALLGHKDVATTMIYMHVLQQGGQGVLSPLDDLEAPI
- the gatB gene encoding Asp-tRNA(Asn)/Glu-tRNA(Gln) amidotransferase subunit GatB codes for the protein MEYEAVIGLEVHAQLKTKSKIFCGCSTAFGADPNHHTCPVCLGMPGVLPVLNREVVNYTIRTGLALNCTINSVSRFARKNYFYPDLPKGYQISQYELPLCEHGHLIIDVNGTERRIGITRIHMEEDAGKNIHGEKGDPSSYVDLNRTGVPLMEIVSEPDIRTPEEAAAYMRKLRSIVRYLDVCDGNMEEGSLRCDANISLRPVGATELGVKAELKNMNSFRNVQKALEYEVKRQTRLLEEGGSVIQETRLWDTDRGMTLSMRGKEEAHDYRYFPDPDLVPLQVDHAWIEEVKGTLPELPDAKRERFVTEYDLPRYDAEVLTASRELAAYFEECNKRAQSPKVVSNWIMGDLLRECKGDEQEILSCPVRPEMLAEMIGMIGKGTISGKIAKTVFAEMMRSGKSPGVIVKEKNLVQITDEGEIVKIVEEVIAANPAQVDQFRAGKEKVLGFFVGQVMKASRGKANPAAVNKLLKERL